One stretch of Pedobacter riviphilus DNA includes these proteins:
- a CDS encoding HAMP domain-containing sensor histidine kinase, with product MKIRIKLLLLFFTLFASLLLAFAIFVYIYSAKTRKDQYYKQLKKEAVMKANLLFDAKVPAQVLQLIYKSAPNSLFEEEVAIYDTSFNLLYHDAVQIDKVKETKKMIDKIVQQKEITFEQGSLQVVGLLYQHHQKNYVITAAANDQYGLSRLQELKYALIVSFIIIISLTIVAGYYFVGSALKPVTGIIGEVAKITATNLHNRVQVKNEKDEIGELAGTFNHMLDRLAQSFDGQKSFVSNISHELRTPLSTIVGELQLALIKERTTKEYQEIIKLALSDAQGLVRLSNGLLDLAKASYDQHTISMKTQRADELLMDAREAVLKIDQAYKVDIQFTREIEKDGDVLVNGNEYLLQIAFINLMENACKFSSNHQCAVEIDFGTDMIRLSFADTGIGIPPEDIHHIFTPFYRGNNKTFTTGNGIGLSLTQKIISMHHGTIQIRSVINEGSIFSVEIPHV from the coding sequence ATGAAAATAAGGATAAAACTCTTATTGTTGTTTTTTACGCTTTTTGCTTCGTTGCTTCTGGCCTTTGCCATCTTTGTTTACATTTACAGTGCTAAGACTAGAAAAGATCAGTATTACAAGCAGTTAAAAAAAGAAGCCGTTATGAAAGCTAACCTGCTTTTTGACGCAAAAGTTCCTGCCCAGGTATTGCAGCTCATTTATAAAAGTGCCCCTAATTCGCTTTTTGAAGAAGAAGTGGCCATTTACGATACCTCATTTAACCTGCTTTACCATGATGCGGTGCAGATAGACAAGGTTAAAGAGACCAAAAAAATGATCGATAAGATTGTGCAGCAAAAAGAAATTACCTTCGAGCAGGGTTCATTACAGGTAGTGGGGTTACTCTACCAGCACCACCAAAAAAACTATGTAATTACTGCTGCGGCAAACGATCAATATGGTTTAAGCCGCTTGCAGGAACTTAAATACGCTTTAATAGTTTCTTTCATTATCATTATTAGTTTAACAATAGTAGCTGGCTATTATTTTGTGGGAAGTGCATTAAAGCCTGTAACCGGAATTATAGGGGAGGTGGCTAAAATTACGGCCACAAATTTGCACAACCGGGTTCAGGTTAAAAACGAAAAAGATGAGATCGGCGAACTGGCCGGTACCTTTAACCATATGCTCGATCGCCTGGCACAATCATTTGATGGGCAAAAAAGTTTTGTGAGCAATATCTCGCACGAACTCCGTACGCCTTTATCTACCATCGTTGGCGAGCTGCAGTTGGCGTTGATTAAAGAACGTACTACAAAAGAATATCAGGAAATCATTAAGCTTGCTTTGAGCGATGCACAGGGACTGGTGCGGCTCTCCAACGGTTTGCTTGATCTGGCCAAAGCCAGTTACGATCAGCATACCATCAGCATGAAAACACAGCGTGCTGATGAATTATTGATGGACGCCCGCGAGGCGGTGCTTAAAATCGATCAGGCTTATAAAGTGGATATTCAGTTTACCCGTGAAATTGAAAAAGATGGCGATGTTCTGGTTAACGGGAACGAGTATTTGCTTCAGATAGCCTTTATTAACCTAATGGAAAATGCCTGCAAATTTTCATCTAATCACCAATGTGCGGTAGAAATTGATTTTGGTACTGATATGATCAGGTTAAGCTTTGCCGATACCGGGATTGGAATTCCACCTGAAGATATCCACCATATTTTTACTCCATTCTACAGGGGCAATAACAAAACGTTTACAACAGGAAATGGAATAGGTTTATCGCTTACCCAAAAAATCATTTCCATGCATCATGGTACGATACAAATTCGTTCTGTAATAAATGAGGGGAGCATTTTCAGTGTAGAAATTCCACATGTTTAG
- a CDS encoding response regulator transcription factor yields the protein MQILVIEDELRVAEMIQKGLTELGFQVTLAYDGEMGKKMALFKPFDLILLDLVLPKINGIDLCNEIRRNLPHIPIIMLTALGTTDDKIEGFDAGANDYLVKPFDFRELHARIRALINRTQGLNNGFKQGFILRFADLEMNLETKIVKRNHEQVNLTPKEFRLLEYMMSNSERVLSRTEIAEKVWDTFDSGTNFIDVYINYLRKKIDKDHAVKLIHTKPGMGFIFKEG from the coding sequence ATGCAGATACTCGTTATTGAAGACGAACTTCGGGTTGCAGAAATGATCCAAAAAGGGCTAACTGAACTTGGTTTTCAGGTTACATTGGCCTATGATGGAGAAATGGGAAAAAAAATGGCTTTATTTAAGCCATTTGATCTGATTTTGCTGGATTTGGTTCTGCCAAAAATTAATGGGATTGATTTATGTAATGAGATTAGGCGCAATTTACCCCATATCCCGATTATTATGCTTACTGCCTTGGGCACAACCGACGATAAAATTGAAGGCTTTGATGCAGGGGCTAATGATTATCTGGTAAAACCTTTCGATTTCAGGGAGCTTCATGCCCGGATCCGCGCGCTGATTAACAGAACCCAAGGCCTAAACAACGGTTTTAAACAGGGTTTTATACTTCGTTTTGCCGACCTGGAGATGAACCTTGAAACGAAAATCGTAAAACGCAATCATGAACAGGTAAACCTCACACCAAAAGAATTCCGTTTATTGGAATATATGATGAGCAACTCAGAAAGGGTTTTATCCAGAACCGAAATTGCAGAAAAGGTTTGGGATACTTTTGATTCGGGTACCAATTTTATTGATGTGTATATCAATTACCTCAGGAAGAAGATAGATAAGGACCATGCCGTGAAACTGATCCATACCAAACCTGGAATGGGCTTTATATTTAAAGAAGGTTAA